The nucleotide sequence CCTACGTCCCTGTGTGCACATGCGTAGGTGTGTACGTGCCCCTCCAGGCGTGTGCACCCAGGGGTGCCCCCACGCACAGGGGTGTGCAGCAGCCCCGTGCACACACGTGTCCCTGCATGCACACGTGTGCACACGTGTGTCCCCGCATGCAGGCGCACCTACCCCTCCACGCGCACGGCCACGGGTGTGCATGCCCCACACGCGTGCAtgccccccaccaccacccagcaCCCACACGGTGGGCTGCCGcaggtgcccccccccccccccaaagccataaccccccccaccccagcgcATGGGTGCAGAGGGGGCAGCTCCGGCCCCTGTGGGCACCAACCAAAGAGCGTCGGCCCGtgggcacggggagggggggccggCACCGCTTGCCATTGCCCCCGCTCCCGCACCCACCACCCCGTGCCCCCACCCAGCGCTGCCAGGGCCGGGGGAcccccccctgcaccccgcGGCCGAGCCAAGTCACCCCGGGGGGAAGCGCGGGCGACCAGAGAGGAACTTTTGGTtcggtttggttttttgggtttttttgtttttgttttttttggggtttttttttgtttttttttctaataaagatGTGAAAGCGAGCTGGGCACAGTGCTGGGTGCCAGAGCGGGGGACACGGGGTGGCCCTGCTCCTGGGCAGGTTGAGGGTCCCCGGGGTGCCCCTTCTCCCACGTGAGTTGGAGGTCCACAGGGTGCTCTTCCTGGGTGAGCTGGGGGGTCTGTGGGGTGCCCCTGCTCCTGGGCAGGTTGAGGGTCCCCGGGGTGCCCCTTCTCCCACGTGAGTTGGAGGTCCACAGGGTGCTCTTCCTGGGTGAGCTGGGGGGTCTGTGGGGTGCCCCTGCTCCTGGGCAGGTTGAGGGTCCCCAGGGTGCTCCTTCTGCCAAGCAACCTGGGGGGTCTGTGGGGTGCCCCTTCTCCTGGGCAGGCTGGTCCTCCACCGGGTGCCCCTTTTTCCGGGTAGATTAGAGGCTCACAGGGTGCTCCTTCTCCCAGGTGAGCTGGGGGTCCATGGGGTGTCCCTGCTCCTGGAGAAGCTGGGGGTCCATCGGGTGTCCCTGCTCCTGGACAAGTTGGGGGTCCATCGGGTGTCCCTGCTCCTGGACAAGTTGGGGGGTCCACGGGGTGCCCCTTCTTCCAGCTAGGTTGGAGGTCCGTGGGATGCTCCTTCCCCTGAGGGTCCGCAGGACGTCCGTTCTCCCCCGTCGCCCACCTAGCTGGCGGCGTCAAGGGTCTGAAATTTCTGCCGCAGGTCCCTGACGAGGCCGTGGCGAGGGGGTTTCGGGGGGCTCGGGGGTGTCGGGGGGCTCGGGGCAGCGCCGCCGGTACTCCTCGGAGGCCTGGTAGGCTTTGCAGCGCTCCACCACCGCCTTCAAGCAGATCTTCTCCCGGGTGGTGGGCGAGCGGATCTGCACGTAGGCGGGGGGCTCGGCGGGGGCCGGCAGCCgctccagcaccagcacccgCTGCCCGGAGCCCAGGGGGGCCTCCGCCGCCACCCACAGCGCCCCGTCGCTGCTGTGCCGCGCCGGCGCCGGCTCAGGGGTGCCGGACCCCCCGCCCGCCTCGGCGCTCCGGCTCCGGCCGCTGCCCCGCTCCTTTTCGGCCGGCCGACCACCCCGGCGCGGCCCCTCGGGTGCCGAGCGGCTGCGGCTCAccggcgggggccgcggggcgcCGAAACGGGCGCGAAGCTCCCGCACGTCGGGCCAAGCGAAGGGCTCGgcgctgctggggctggaggggctgcgggtggcagccggggagggggacgcCTCCAGCCCCCCGTCTTTCGGCACAGCCGCCGAGGGGGTGCCGGCACGTGGGTCCCCCTTTTCTGGCTGCaccggggcgcggcgggcgccGGCGCGGCGGCTCTTGATGCGGAGGCTGTATTGCCGCGCCAGCTGGTACACCTTGGTGCCGGGGTGCGGGGGGGTCAACAGCAaccgcggcggcggcccggccggCGGCCCCTCACCCCCGGCGCCCGGGTCGTCCTCCTCCACGATGAGCAGCGGCTCGGGGGGCTGCAGCCCGTTCTCCCGGCACGGCTCCTCCGGTGACGCCTCGGGCTCCCCCGGTGCCGGCTGGATGGGGGGCTCGGGGCTTgccgggggccgggggaggcCGTTGAGGCGGGAGACGGAGCTTCGCACCAGCCCCTTGGGGATGAAGGAGAGGCTCTCGCGGCGGCGGACGCTGAAGCCGGCGTCCCGGTGTTCGGCCTGACCGTAGTAGCTCTTGATCTTATCGAGGAGCAGGCGGTCCCGGCTGGAAAGCAGCGACTCCCGGCGGGTTCCGGCGAGGGGCTCGGGCTCGGTGCTGTGGGACCCCCCGGGCTCCCCGCTCTCGAGCGGGGGGCCGCCGTCCAGGCTGAGGGCACTGCCGCTGCGGCTGGCCGGCCGTCCCACCGGCCCCTCCAGCGCCAGGCTGCTGCGGCGGGAGaagctgccgccgccgccgaagCGTTCGGCGATGACGCTGGCCTGGTCCAGCACCGAAGGCGGCAGGATGCTGTCGGcagctccttcttcctcctcctcctcctcctcgctgctCAGCCCCTGCAAATCCTCTGCAGCACgctcctgctccccctccccgccgggcaGCGCCGGTACCGGGGTCCCCGCCGAGGACGGGGCTTcgggtgcccccagcccctcaggGTGCTCCCCGGAGATGCCGGCCTGCGGAGGAGCGGGCGGGTGGGTGCTGGGTCCTTCGGGACCCCcgggcgggggctgcggggctgcaCTGACCTTCTCGCAGCTCCCCGGCCCCCAGCTGCTCGGCCGCTTGGGTCCCTCCGGCGCCGGTGGGTGCCCCTCAGCCTGGGCGAGAGCAAATATGGGGTGTCACGGGCTGTGGGGGGGACCCCccagctgctctgagcaggaccGCTGCCGGCGGCGAGTCCTGGCCAAGCCACAGCTGAGGATCCCGCAGCGGCCCCGGGAGCAACAAGGGGTGCCCCGAGAGTGATGTAGGGTGCCCTGCGAGACACGCGGGGTACCCCAGGAGCGATGCAGGGTGCTCTGGGAGTGATGCCCAGAAGTGATGTGGGGTACCCTGGGAACAATATGGGGTGCCTCAGGGGTGACGTGGGGTCCCTTGGGTAGCACGACGCAGTGGGTGCCCtccctggggttttggggggctggggtgggtaCCTGCTCCTCCTGGGGTTCCACCGGCAGGTCCCTGGCCCCGGGCAGCTCCTCCTGGTAGTCCTTGCCCAAAGCCTCCTCCacatcttcctcttcttcctcctcctcctcttcctcctccaccactCCCTCAGCAGCCGCCCAGGatctggggtgctggggggggtcccctgcCTCCAGGAGAGCCCCGTCGCTTCCAGCGTGCTGCGCAGGGGCGAGCGCTGGGCTCAGTGCCCCGTGCCCTCCCGGCAAGCGGcgtgccagggcaggggggcacCGGGCACCCTAACCCACCCCGCGCCCCGGCCTTACCTTGAGCCCTGCCagccaggaaagagaaaagcgGAGGTTAGGGAGAGGGCAGCACCCCGAAAtacccccccccggcccccctccGCCCACCCAGCCGGTGCCAGCGGCCGTGCCAGCTCACCTTGCTCGCCCAGCTGCCGCAGGATCTGCTTGGCAGGCTCTGCGGGAAGAAGTTGGGCATCCAAACCGGGTGACGACGGCATCATCCTCGTGTCCCCCAACCCGTCCCCAACCCTCCCAGCATCCCAATCCCGGCACCCAGACCCCCACCCCAGTTGGGGTCCCCGCTCCCTGCCGGCATCCGCACCCGACTGCCTGCGCCCCGTGTGCCCGTGCAGCCGATCTGGCAGCGTCTCCGCGCGGTCCCGGCACTGGAAGGGCTCTGcgggggacagggacacccgTCAGCGCCAGCACCCGGTGCCCACCGTCCCCACGGGCATCGGTGCGACCCAGCCACGGTTTTTGCCCCGGGGAAGGGACGGCGGCGGTGGGGACGCCGGGGATGCGCGGCTCTCACCGGACTGCCGGCGGCCCTGGCGCGGTTCGGCGGCGGTGTCACCCAGGGGCTGgcaggaccagctcttcttcagGCGCTcggggctgcagcggggcagGCGCGGGGGGTCTGTGGGTACAGGGGGTGACActgggggacggggggggacaggcaagggcagggaggggaccgCGGGGTGCCGGGAGCACTCACAGAACAAGTCCATCTCCAGGATGGCTTCCTTAGCCTGGGGTGGAGGAAGGATGGAAAGAGACGGGGAGTGAAGCCAGGGTGCAGCTGCCCCCTCCTCACTGGGCAGGGGGGGGGACGACCCCGGTGCCAGCGTGGTGTCCGTCCCCTTCTGCCCTCACCTTCTGGGGGATGATGGCATGGTGGTTCTCCAGGATAAGCCGCTTGATGTGGTGGGTCCACACGCGCTTCTCCTCCACGCTtttggcctgggggggggaacAGGGAGGGCAGTGGGGTTGGGCAAGGGGGTCCCCCAGggtgccccccgccccgtgccccCGCTAcctgcaggctgtgctgctgcttgccGTGCTTGTAGTGAGCCAGGCTGAAGCAGAGCGAGTCCCGCGTGCTCTCGATGAGCATCAGCGAGGAGCACTGCGGGGAGAGGCCATCAGTCCCCCATCCCCGGCACCCTCCTagtcccccccccgccatccccaCCACCCACCGGGATGTGGCTCTTGTAGACGTAGTGGTCACCGCGGCGCTTGGTGATGAGGAGGGTCTTGTCGAAGAGGAAGACGGCGCGCTCGTGGCGCACCCGCTGCACTCGGAAGGTGCcctccagcaccagctcccCGTAGCTGGTCAGGTCcggccccttccaacccagcAGCAGCGACTGGATCTCCTGCACGGGTCGCCGGGAACGGGCACGTCAgaccgcccgccgccgcggcggtgCCCGCCCGGTGCCACCCGCCGTGCCGCCGGCACCCACCTGCTGGCGGATGGCGTGCTCGTGCTTGCGCTTCATGTCGTTGATGTACCAAGCGACGCAGGTCATGGTGTCGATGGCTTCCAGCACCACTTCGTAGTCGTCCCCTGACTTGTGCTCAAAGTGCTTGGCGATCTCCTGCCGGCAAAGGACGTGGCGTCGGGGCAGCGCCAACGGGGCTGCGGTACCCGGTGCCGGGGGTTGTGCCACGCCGAGGGACCGGGCTGTGCCAGGTGCCTGTGCTATGCTGGGTGTGCGCACTGTGCCAGGGAAATGGGCCGTGCCGGGTGCTCGTGCCATGCCGGCGAACCgggctgtgccagggaagggtgcccatgccatgccatgcgAGGGGACCAGGCTGTGCCGTGGAAGCGTGCTGGGTGCCCGGACTGTGCCATGGAAGCGTGCCACGCCAGGTGCCTGTGCCATGCCGTGCGCCAGGCTGTGCCAAGTGCCTGCACCATGCCATGAGCTGCCCCCGTGCCGGGCGCCTGGACTACACCGGGTGCCCATGCAATGCCAGGGGACCAGGATGTGCCAGAGAGATGTGCCGTGCTGGGTGCCTGTGCCGTGCCATCCCGCAGAATGTGCCAAGTGCCGTGCCATCCCGCAGGCTGTGCCAAATGCTTGTGCCATGCCATGAGCTCACACCATGCTGGGTGCCCAGGCTGTGCCAGGGAAATGCGCCATGCCAGGCGCCCAGGCTGTGCCATGCTGGGTACCCATGCTGTGCCGGGTGCCCAGGCTGCGCCGGCTGCCTGTGCCCCATCAGCTGCCTGAACTGTGCCAGGAACTCATCCTCTGCCACATCCCCACGCCATGCCGGGCTCCCAGACCGCGCCGGCTGCCAGTACCCTGCCGGGTGCCCACGCCGTGCCGTGCCACATGCCCACACCGCGCCGGGCGCCGGCTCACCTGGAGCAGCAGGTGGTACTTGAGGATCCTCTGGACGGGCTTGAGCAGGTAGGCGCCGAGGGGCAGCGCGTGCCGCAGCCGCTCCTGGCACTCGCGGAGGAACCGAGCCTGCGGCTTGCTCCTCATGCACTCGGCCAGCGCCGCCACCGAGctgcgggcagggagcgggttcagccccctgcccgctcccctGCCCGCCCGCGCCCCCCCGACTCACCTGGGGTAGTTGTTGCAGTACTGGGTGTAGATGGCAAACTCCTGGCTCTGCGGGCAGGGGGAGCGTGGTGAGAGCCCGGCACAACCCCGCGGTCCCCCCCCGGTGCCTCCCGCCATACCCGCGCTTACCCGGGTGACGAAGCAGACGGCCACGGCCACGGGGTCGCTGGCGCAGCTCTCCAGGTTTTGCAGCAGGGTGCTaggggggacagaggggacgGGGTGATGGCAGCCCCCTCGCCAGCCACAGGATGGGGTGGCaccggctgtgccccccccccggcggcaCCGGGAGCACCCACCTGCTAAGCTCGTAGATGTCCTCGATGTTGCCGAAGAGCGCGCTGACCTGCTCCGGCCGCAGCACCGGCTCCTCCGTGTCGATGATCTTGCCCAGGTAACCCTGCCGGGCACCCACGGTTGGCGACGGTGGCACCGGTGCAACCAGCCGTCCCCACCGAAACCCCATCCAAGGgttgtcccccccccagccagcgCTCACCTCCACGATGCTGCGCAGGTCGCGGGCGTAAGTGCGCTCCGACTCCACGATCTCCAGCACCACCCGCCCCAGGTAGCTGGGCTCGGCCCCGGGGACGCCGAAAGGTGCCAGGGGGTGCCCACCACGGGTGCCCGGCCACCCCCCCGGGGAAGcgttgttgttgctgttgcgCAGCCCCTCGGCCCACGGCTCGgtcccgccgccggccggcTCCTCCATGGCGCGGCCGGGCTCCGGCACCGGGCTCAGGGCAGGGCGTTGCGGGCAGGCGGGCACCGGCATGCCGGCATCCCCCGGCACCGGCGGGGCACAGGgtgggtctgggggggggggagagcagcATACTTAGGGGGTGTTTGGGGCCAAGGGGGGCTCACACCTCCTCCACGGTGGAGGGAGAGCCCCCGGGGTTGACCTGATGGCCGAACCCTCCAGGCCTGGGGGTGCCAGCATCCCCCAACCCCAAAAATCCCAGCTATGGATAGGGCCAGGCAGGATAGGGCCCGGCCAGATCCTGGCACAGCCCTCACCCCCCGGGGCCCTGAGATTTGGGGATTCGCCTCCCCCTTACCCCAGAGCAGGGCGATGCACCCCAGGAGCCGGGGGCCGTGCTCCCGCAGGAGGAGGCGCTCCGGCGGGACCAGCGTCATCGCCGCGCCGAGCCCCCACACGCTGGCACCCCGCGCCGGGGCCATGCGTCACCGCCGCACCCACGGGACACCTTCCCGGTGAGCTCAGCGCTGGCTCACCCATCCGGACCACCGGTGCCACCAACCGCTCCCCCGCGGCACCGGGATCCTCCCGTGCCACCGAAACCGCTCGCTGCCACCGACCCGGTTGGGGCACCCGAAAACCGGCCGCCGGCGGCAAAGCGTGCCAGAGCGGCAAGGGCTCGCTCACCACCGTGCTTTTTGGCAGAGGGACGGTTTGCGGCAGGGCACCGAGCTCGCTCGCCCCGGCGGGCGGGTGGCCCTGGGGACGGTGACCTTCAGCCGGGGCCACgtgccggcggcggggctgcccgAGCCCCCCGGCACTGGGGGTGCCGGCATCGAACCGGTCAGGCCGGTTCCCGCCAGCTCCTCCCCGCACCCGCCGTGCCGCATGGCCGCGATCCCGCCACCGCCCTCCCAACGGCTTTCCCGCGCAAGCCAGgatcccccccaaaaaccccatcGCCGTGCCCCCCTAAGCGGGGTCCAGCCCCACATCCCCAGGCTGTGCCGCAGCCCGGGCCCCCACATGCCGGCACAGCTGGCTCTGCCGTGGGGCACCGCCTCGGCACCCTGGCTTTGGGTGATTTGGGGAgcagcccccccaaaccccaaatcctTCAGCTGTGCCCCGACCCTGCGGCAACCTGGGCCAGGGGGGACCCAGCCCCACAGGCGGCCCGTACCGCCGGGGACACCGGGGCCAGCAGACCCCGAGCACCCACCCCCAGCGGGGTCCGACCCCCCGTCCCCACCCATGACCGGCTCCCTGCCGGAGGACAAGAGGGGACACCCGGGTGGCACTGGGGGGGGCCCAGACACGGGCACAGCTGCCCCATGCCCGCTATGGGGGGGACGGCGCCCCGGTGCCCGCGGGGGCTTCCCCACGTGATGGCCGGCCGAGGATTTGCGGCCACCGCAGCTCGTCCCCGAAGGCCGTCCTCGGCCGCCCTAATCCGCTCAGCGCGCCAGGATTACGGCGCCGGCCCCACGTCACAGGGACCGCGGCCACTCGCCTCGGTCCCCCGGCCAccgccggcccgccccgccgggcagGGGGGGGCTTATCCTCTTACCCCCCCCAGCGCCGCCGCGGTGGGCACGCAGCCGGCCAGAACCTGGGGGGCTCCTGCCTGCCGCCTCCTCTGGGTGGGGATTAGCCCTGACCTTCACCCCGGGATGTCGACTTGCCTGTCTTTTACTTCAAGCAGAAATCTCTAGGTGAGGGCATCGAAAAGACAAAAGTAGCTCCGCTTATTCGTCACCAGACACTAACCTGATGGCAGTTGGCATCCAAACCGGTAAGGAAACGTGCATCACTGAGCTCTGTTTCAATTTCCACAACCGAACCAttcctttcaaataaaagtgATATTAAGAAATACATTGAGtacattcataaaatatttactgccCCAGTCAAGGGGCGTCACAGCACGATATAAAAgagcttttgtgtgtgtggacTGAATTTGTACAACACATGACAAAAACTAAACTTGAGCAAGGTCAAAGCTAGGAGAGGGGATGCTACATGGAGTGGTGTTTCGCAGAGAGGTGGATGCGAGCGGAGGCAGCCTGTTCCCACTCCTACCAGGCGCGTCGTGAGGAGGCAGCTTAAGGACGAAGATCCCTCCCGAAGCAGTAGGGCAGAGCGAAGAGAGCCTCCCCCTCACGTAGCCACGCCGCTGAGGCGACAGAATTAGATGCCAGGCCTGGCACGCTGGGAACACACAGTAATTGAAGGATCTCTGAAGTTGTTTTGCCATATCTGTAAACACGGACTGCATTGGCTCTCTGTTATCAGCTcctggagaagggaaacagCACAGAGTACAAAACCTGAGCACACATAcacaaggcacagaaaaaacCACCAGACACCTGTGGAATGGCAACTTGTGTGCGATACTTgataaaaaggatttttccgGTAAGAACTCTCATCACTACCACTCCTGTTTCCCTTACTTTAACCCATGACCACCGCTGTTCACAACCAGATATGAAAGGGATTTCAAAACCCGCAATTTTCTGCAGAACGCTCACTTTCTCCCTCGCTCATAACTGTAACACCCCCAAAGAAGTCCCGTAGTCCATCAGCTGCTTTGAGACCACTCCAGCAAAATGCTGATAACAAGTCCTGTGAAGACAGCTCTGCAACAGCACAGCATCATCCCTTGGAAAGCTGTCTGAACACTAAAAGCAAGAGATAAGCTCTCCAAGagtcctagtttcagctgggatagagttaactgtcttcctagtagctggtacgtGCTATGTTGTGAGTTCtagtatgtgaagaatgttgataacactgatgttttcagttgctccTAGTAGTGTTAggactaatgtcaaggatttttcagcttctcatgcccagcagtgagaagctggaggggcacagaagttggcacaggacacagccagggcacctgacccaacTGGCCaaacagggtattccataccatgggacgtcccatctagtataggaactggggagggggtgggaatcgcgctcgggggactagctgggtgccggtcggcgggtggtgagcaattgcactgcgcatcatttgtacattccaatcctttcattattgctgttgtcattttattatgttatcattatcattattcgtttcttctttctgtctattaaactgttcttatctcaacccgagggttttgcttcttttcccgattttctccccatcccactgggggggggggggggggcggggagtgagtgagcggctgcgtggtgcttagttgctggctggggtttaAACGCACAAcacaagagaagaaagggaCCTGACAAAGACACACAGAAGCAGACACGAGAGAAAAAGTCATAGCAAATGGGTAAATGAGATGTAAATTTTGCATAAATCCATCTTCCACATGAATTAAAAGATTCTATGCCTTGCTGCATAGAGGCAAGTTACGAACACAGCCAGGCCTCCTCGTCACAAGGACGGGCCCCAGGACCACCAGCAGAGCCACCTCCAACCTCTAACCTCATTCAGGTTATGTCACAACTTTCATCAAATCAGAGCCCTATTCACAAATCTGAAATACCCTCAGCTTTGGGGCAAACGCTGCAAGTCTGATGCCTACGCTTCTGCCTCCCCACATGCGGTCTGAGCACATTCAGATCCAAACAAAGCAAGAGGTTTCCAGCTTGCTTTTCCTATCCGACTCTTGTCCCCAGCAGTTTCACTTCCACATAGAGAACTACCCCACACTGATGAACGCGCTTGCGTATCTGGTCAAGAATCAGAGGACTTGGGAGTTTAGCAGTTTAACACCTATAAGAAATTTAACTAGAAAAGTTTGGAGGAGTAAGAAACTAAAGTGCAGAGTTTTCCACAAAACTCAAAGAGAGCCTGACATGCTCCAGCTCTGCACCTCTGGACACACCAGAGGGTTCCAGCCTGGGGTACCAAATCCCCGCCACAGAGCTACGAACCGATCAGTTGTGGTGGACTGACCCAGCTGGCAGGTAAACTGTCACCAGCCGCGGGCCCCAGCAGGCACGGGAGAACAAGAGCGGCAAAAACTCGTGGGTCAGATAAAGATGGTTTAATAAGGGcgaaggaaagaggaagaaataaaaaaaaacaaaccaagcaaTGCAAGGCAATCCCTCACCACCTCATCCAAGCAGGCTGATGCCCAGCCAGGCGCTGACAATGGTCACCTGCCCCAATTCCCTCCCCGTGTTCTGAACACAGTGTCACAGCACAGGGACTGTCCCTTCCCAAGCCTCCCGGCCACCGCAGCcagcttttgggggggggggggggaggtgggcaGAGCGACAAAAGGAGAAGCCCCCGATGCTGTGCACGCACTGCTCAGTGACAGCTCAAGCAGCGCATGTCCCCAACATCTGCTTTGGTCACAAATCTGCCACACGCACATGCgagctgctgcaaagaaaaccaactcCGTCCCACCAAAACCAGTTATGGTCTgttcagcagggaaaaaaaatccagcccaACTGGAAGGGCTCAGGAAAGCTGAGCTTCATACCATCAGCAGCTCACCTCATGTGTTTCGACGCCAGCCCACATGACACAGACATGACAATGGCAACAGGGTTTGC is from Aquila chrysaetos chrysaetos unplaced genomic scaffold, bAquChr1.4, whole genome shotgun sequence and encodes:
- the PLEKHG3 gene encoding LOW QUALITY PROTEIN: pleckstrin homology domain-containing family G member 3 (The sequence of the model RefSeq protein was modified relative to this genomic sequence to represent the inferred CDS: deleted 1 base in 1 codon); the protein is MAPARGASVWGLGAAMTLVPPERLLLREHGPRLLGCIALLWDPPCAPPVPGDAGMPVPACPQRPALSPVPEPGRAMEEPAGGGTEPWAEGLRNSNNNASPGGWPGTRGGHPLAPFGVPGAEPSYLGRVVLEIVESERTYARDLRSIVEGYLGKIIDTEEPVLRPEQVSALFGNIEDIYELSSTLLQNLESCASDPVAVAVCFVTRSQEFAIYTQYCNNYPSSVAALAECMRSKPQARFLRECQERLRHALPLGAYLLKPVQRILKYHLLLQEIAKHFEHKSGDDYEVVLEAIDTMTCVAWYINDMKRKHEHAIRQQEIQSLLLGWKGPDLTSYGELVLEGTFRVQRVRHERAVFLFDKTLLITKRRGDHYVYKSHIPCSSLMLIESTRDSLCFSLAHYKHGKQQHSLQAKSVEEKRVWTHHIKRLILENHHAIIPQKAKEAILEMDLFYPPRLPRCSPERLKKSWSCQPLGDTAAEPRQGRRQSEPFQCRDRAETLPDRLHGHTGRRQSEPAKQILRQLGEQGLKHAGSDGALLEAGDPPQHPRSWAAAEGVVEEEEEEEEEEEDVEEALGKDYQEELPGARDLPVEPQEEQAEGHPPAPEGPKRPSSWGPGSCEKAGISGEHPEGLGAPEAPSSAGTPVPALPGGEGEQERAAEDLQGLSSEEEEEEEEGAADSILPPSVLDQASVIAERFGGGGSFSRRSSLALEGPVGRPASRSGSALSLDGGPPLESGEPGGSHSTEPEPLAGTRRESLLSSRDRLLLDKIKSYYGQAEHRDAGFSVRRRESLSFIPKGLVRSSVSRLNGLPRPPASPEPPIQPAPGEPEASPEEPCRENGLQPPEPLLIVEEDDPGAGGEGPPAGPPPRLLLTPPHPGTKVYQLARQYSLRIKSRRAGARRAPVQPEKGDPRAGTPSAAVPKDGGLEASPSPAATRSPSSPSSAEPFAWPDVRELRARFGAPRPPPVSRSRSAPEGPRRGGRPAEKERGSGRSRSAEAGGGSGTPEPAPARHSSDGALWVAAEAPLGSGQRVLVLERLPAPAEPPAYVQIRSPTTREKICLKAVVERCKAYQASEEYRRRCPEPPTPPSPPKPPRHGLVRDLRQKFQTLDAAS